From the genome of Streptomyces sp. NBC_01116, one region includes:
- a CDS encoding translation initiation factor IF-2: MRRLLLLAPLLLFSAAGCGMLQSSEGEAADSARDVARKAGERLYGQRPRTAEEVGYIASGVEGVEVLRVKGASTRDGDGIELVVRTHGTAYDQTFDPEPVTVRRCFAVRVSPKSRWREDPRDVDCPDGPRPAFAPPPEPPALPHEELRAKLPRVPEGGRVDEAEVRRAVAALDMDEAIRTEVRAGADRVGVLLSVEGDRYDPQDCLLGRVSPGATEVWVPSRVQRMRGEGGCTVENALERMPPPH, translated from the coding sequence ATGCGTCGACTCCTGCTGCTCGCACCGTTGTTGCTGTTCTCCGCCGCCGGCTGCGGAATGCTCCAGTCCTCCGAGGGCGAGGCCGCGGACTCCGCGCGGGACGTGGCCAGGAAGGCGGGCGAGCGGCTCTACGGTCAGCGTCCGCGCACGGCGGAGGAGGTCGGGTACATCGCCTCCGGCGTCGAGGGGGTGGAGGTGCTGCGGGTGAAGGGCGCCTCGACCCGCGACGGGGACGGCATCGAGCTGGTCGTCCGCACGCACGGCACGGCGTACGACCAGACGTTCGACCCCGAGCCGGTCACCGTACGGCGCTGCTTCGCGGTCCGGGTGTCGCCGAAGTCCCGGTGGCGCGAGGACCCGCGCGACGTGGACTGCCCGGACGGCCCCCGGCCGGCCTTCGCCCCGCCGCCCGAACCGCCCGCGCTGCCGCACGAGGAACTGCGCGCGAAGCTCCCCCGGGTGCCGGAGGGCGGCCGGGTGGACGAGGCAGAGGTGCGCCGGGCGGTCGCCGCGCTGGACATGGACGAGGCGATCCGTACCGAGGTGAGGGCGGGCGCCGACCGGGTCGGTGTCCTCCTGTCGGTGGAGGGCGACCGCTACGACCCGCAGGACTGCCTCCTCGGCCGGGTGAGCCCGGGCGCCACCGAGGTGTGGGTGCCGTCCCGGGTACAGCGGATGCGCGGAGAGGGCGGCTGCACCGTGGAGAACGCCCTGGAGCGGATGCCGCCACCGCACTGA
- the hutH gene encoding histidine ammonia-lyase: protein MDMHTVVVGTSGTTAEDVVAVARHGARVELSAAAVEALAAARLIVDALAAKPEPVYGVSTGFGALASRHISPELRAQLQRNIVRSHAAGMGPRVEREVVRALMFLRLKTVASGHTGVRPEVAQTMADLLNAGITPVVHEYGSLGCSGDLAPLSHCALTLMGEGDAEGPDGTVRPAGELLAAHGITPVELREKEGLALLNGTDGMLGMLVMALADLKNLYTSADITAALSLEALLGTDKVLAPELHAIRPHPGQGVSADNMLRVLAGSGLTGHHQDDAPRVQDAYSVRCAPQVNGAGRDTLDHAAVVAGRELASSVDNPVVLPDGRVESNGNFHGAPVAYVLDFLAIVAADLGSICERRTDRLLDKNRSHGLPPFLADDAGVDSGLMIAQYTQAALVSEMKRLAVPASADSIPSSAMQEDHVSMGWSAARKLRTAVDNLTRIVAVELYAATRAVEIRAAQGLTPAPASQAAVDALRAAGAEGPGPDRFLAPDLAAADTFVREGRLVAAVEPVTGPLA, encoded by the coding sequence ATGGATATGCACACTGTCGTGGTGGGGACGTCCGGAACCACCGCCGAGGACGTCGTCGCCGTGGCCCGCCACGGCGCCCGGGTCGAGCTCTCCGCCGCCGCCGTGGAAGCCCTGGCCGCCGCCCGTCTCATCGTGGACGCGCTCGCCGCCAAGCCCGAGCCGGTCTACGGCGTCTCCACCGGCTTCGGCGCCCTCGCCAGCCGCCACATCAGCCCGGAACTGCGGGCGCAGCTCCAGCGCAACATCGTCCGCTCGCACGCGGCAGGCATGGGCCCCCGCGTCGAGCGCGAGGTCGTCCGCGCGCTGATGTTCCTCCGGCTGAAGACGGTCGCCTCCGGCCACACCGGCGTACGCCCCGAGGTCGCGCAGACCATGGCCGACCTGCTGAACGCGGGCATCACGCCCGTCGTCCACGAATACGGCTCGCTCGGCTGCTCGGGCGACCTCGCCCCGCTCTCGCACTGCGCGCTCACCCTGATGGGCGAGGGCGACGCGGAGGGCCCCGACGGTACCGTCCGCCCGGCCGGCGAGCTCCTCGCCGCGCACGGCATCACCCCGGTCGAGCTCCGCGAGAAGGAGGGCCTGGCCCTCCTCAACGGCACCGACGGCATGCTCGGCATGCTCGTCATGGCCCTCGCCGACCTGAAGAACCTCTACACCTCGGCCGACATCACCGCGGCCCTCTCCCTGGAGGCGCTGCTCGGCACGGACAAGGTCCTCGCCCCCGAGCTGCACGCCATCCGCCCGCACCCCGGCCAGGGCGTCAGCGCGGACAACATGCTGCGGGTGCTGGCCGGTTCGGGCCTGACGGGCCATCACCAGGATGACGCGCCCCGGGTCCAGGACGCCTACTCGGTGCGCTGCGCACCCCAGGTCAACGGCGCCGGCCGGGACACCCTGGACCACGCGGCCGTGGTCGCGGGCCGCGAGCTGGCCTCCTCCGTGGACAACCCGGTGGTCCTCCCCGACGGCCGCGTCGAGTCCAACGGCAACTTCCACGGCGCCCCCGTCGCGTACGTCCTGGACTTCCTCGCGATCGTCGCCGCCGACCTCGGCTCGATCTGCGAGCGCCGCACCGACCGGCTGCTCGACAAGAACCGCTCGCACGGCCTGCCGCCGTTCCTCGCGGACGACGCCGGGGTCGACTCGGGCCTGATGATCGCCCAGTACACCCAGGCCGCCCTGGTCAGCGAGATGAAGCGGCTCGCGGTCCCCGCCTCCGCCGACTCCATCCCGTCCTCCGCGATGCAGGAGGACCACGTCTCCATGGGCTGGTCCGCCGCGCGCAAACTCCGTACGGCCGTGGACAACCTGACCCGGATCGTCGCCGTCGAGCTGTACGCGGCGACCCGCGCCGTCGAGATCCGCGCCGCCCAGGGCCTGACCCCCGCCCCCGCCTCGCAGGCCGCCGTGGACGCGCTGCGGGCCGCCGGCGCCGAGGGCCCGGGCCCGGACCGCTTCCTCGCGCCGGACCTGGCCGCCGCCGACACGTTCGTACGGGAGGGCCGCCTGGTCGCGGCCGTGGAGCCGGTCACCGGGCCGCTGGCCTGA